One genomic window of Comamonas serinivorans includes the following:
- a CDS encoding CaiB/BaiF CoA transferase family protein, translating into MKVLSSVKVLEIGGIGPGPFCAMHLADLGADVISVVRQPGGTPPITGPVLNRGKRSVFADLKTPEGKALVLSLCETADVLIEGMRPGVMERLGLGPKECQAKNPKLVYARMTGWGQTGPLAPAAGHDTNYVSVSGALWGSSPAEARPVTPFTLAGDIMGGALYLAIGIVSGVLSARETGQGQVVDAAIVDGSAHAMNLMLSARKKGIVADKRGDSMYDSSPFYDTYVAGDGRFVTLGAIEPQFYALLLDKLNLKQDPDFGTDQWDKAAWPKRRERLIALFKSQPATHWQALLEGTDVCFGVVQSPLESAEHPHMKARGVYLTHEGQFQAAPAPRFGDAAYAPGPICADGAHTQDVLAAVAAKGQVWR; encoded by the coding sequence ATGAAAGTCCTCTCCTCCGTCAAAGTCCTTGAAATCGGCGGCATCGGTCCCGGCCCGTTCTGCGCCATGCACCTGGCCGACCTGGGCGCCGACGTGATCTCCGTCGTGCGCCAGCCCGGCGGCACGCCGCCGATCACCGGCCCGGTGCTCAACCGCGGCAAGCGGTCGGTCTTTGCCGACCTGAAGACCCCCGAGGGCAAGGCGCTGGTGCTGAGCCTGTGCGAAACGGCCGACGTCCTCATCGAAGGCATGCGCCCTGGCGTGATGGAACGCCTGGGCCTGGGCCCCAAGGAATGCCAGGCGAAGAACCCCAAGCTCGTCTACGCGCGCATGACGGGCTGGGGCCAGACCGGCCCCCTCGCCCCGGCGGCCGGCCACGACACCAACTACGTCTCGGTCTCGGGCGCGCTCTGGGGCTCCAGCCCGGCTGAAGCCCGTCCCGTCACCCCGTTCACGCTGGCCGGGGACATCATGGGCGGCGCCCTGTACCTGGCCATCGGCATCGTCTCGGGCGTGCTGAGCGCGCGTGAAACCGGCCAGGGTCAAGTGGTGGACGCGGCCATCGTCGATGGCTCGGCCCACGCCATGAACCTCATGCTGTCGGCCCGCAAAAAGGGCATCGTGGCCGACAAGCGCGGCGACAGCATGTACGACAGCTCGCCCTTCTACGACACCTACGTCGCCGGCGACGGCCGTTTCGTGACCCTGGGCGCCATCGAGCCGCAGTTCTACGCCCTGCTGCTCGACAAGCTGAACCTGAAGCAGGACCCCGACTTCGGCACCGACCAGTGGGACAAGGCCGCCTGGCCCAAGCGCCGCGAGCGCCTGATCGCGCTGTTCAAGAGCCAGCCCGCCACGCACTGGCAGGCCCTGCTCGAAGGCACGGACGTGTGCTTTGGCGTGGTGCAAAGCCCACTGGAATCGGCCGAGCACCCGCACATGAAGGCGCGCGGCGTTTACCTCACGCACGAAGGCCAGTTCCAGGCCGCGCCGGCCCCGCGCTTTGGCGATGCCGCCTACGCGCCCGGCCCCATCTGCGCCGATGGCGCGCACACCCAGGACGTGCTGGCCGCCGTGGCCGCCAAGGGCCAGGTCTGGCGCTGA
- a CDS encoding GntR family transcriptional regulator — MSTASLAATAYQQIKLELDTFHYAPGDRFSENEVSGRLGMSRTPVREALVRLQREGYISVLPKLGWVVNAIDFEVFAQLYDVRAVLECAAADLLCACTDTAERLQALTAIWCVPDAERLREHARVSLLDEAFHLDLVQAAGNLEMARIHRDLTDRIRVVRRLEFTREDRIGTTYAEHARILQALLARDAAQARTLLQTHIAVSRDEVQKITVHALQAARRQRLSQAHVA, encoded by the coding sequence ATGTCCACAGCCAGCCTGGCGGCCACCGCCTACCAACAGATCAAGCTCGAGCTCGACACCTTCCACTACGCGCCGGGCGACCGCTTCAGCGAGAACGAGGTCAGCGGCCGCCTGGGCATGAGCCGCACCCCGGTGCGCGAAGCGCTGGTGCGGCTGCAGCGCGAGGGCTACATCTCGGTGCTGCCCAAGCTGGGCTGGGTGGTCAACGCCATCGACTTCGAGGTCTTCGCCCAGCTGTACGACGTGCGCGCCGTGCTCGAATGCGCCGCGGCCGACCTGCTGTGCGCCTGCACCGACACCGCCGAACGCCTGCAGGCCCTGACGGCCATCTGGTGCGTGCCCGACGCCGAGCGCCTGCGCGAACACGCGCGCGTGTCGCTGCTGGACGAGGCCTTTCACCTGGACCTGGTGCAGGCCGCCGGCAACCTGGAGATGGCGCGCATCCACCGCGACCTGACCGACCGCATCCGCGTGGTCCGCCGCCTGGAATTCACGCGCGAAGACCGCATCGGCACCACCTATGCCGAACACGCCCGCATCCTGCAGGCCCTGCTGGCGCGCGACGCGGCACAGGCGCGCACCCTGCTGCAGACGCACATCGCCGTCAGCCGCGACGAGGTGCAAAAAATCACCGTGCACGCGCTGCAGGCCGCGCGGCGCCAGCGCCTGTCGCAGGCCCACGTCGCCTGA
- the atzF gene encoding allophanate hydrolase: MLTGSLTDWQQAYAHGADPEHLLDTQRQACLGDDPAWISVASAEQLRQQLHALRTLEAEHGRAALPLYGVPFAVKDNIDVAGFTTTAACEAFAREASADAVAVQRLRRAGAIVLGKTNLDQFATGLVGTRSPYGVVPNTFDPARVSGGSSSGSASVVARGLVPFALSTDTAGSGRIPAGFNQIVGLKPTPGAVSGTGLVPACRTLDCIGVLAQSVADSARVLALMEGTDPADVYGRPRPRLSPVPPLATLRVATPVQRPLAPDYDTAFQAFEQALRPQVAQLQTLDFGPLFDVAALLYQGPWVAERVVAADAIYRHQADQMLPVIREVLDVAQRFSAADTFAAQYRLQALQRQADALWQQWDVLCVPTAPRHPRIDEVQADPIAVNAELGLYTNFVNLLGWSAIAIPAARLPDGLPFGITLIAPGWREPQLVAWAQQLEQQVRLPAGTTGRLPKAEPLPQWHVPAAGDSVRLAVVGAHLRGMPLNHELLACGARFVQETQSAPSYRLYALPGTTPPKPGLARAHSGQPIVLEVWDMPVDNLGAFVARVPAPLGIGNVELASGEVVKGFICEGHALEQALDVTAHGGWRAYCASLT; encoded by the coding sequence ATGCTGACAGGCTCTCTGACCGACTGGCAACAGGCTTATGCCCACGGCGCCGACCCCGAACACCTGCTGGACACCCAACGCCAGGCCTGCCTGGGCGACGACCCGGCCTGGATCAGCGTGGCCAGCGCCGAGCAACTGCGCCAGCAGCTGCATGCCCTGCGCACCCTTGAGGCCGAACACGGCCGGGCCGCCCTGCCCCTGTATGGCGTGCCCTTTGCCGTCAAGGACAACATCGACGTCGCCGGCTTCACCACCACCGCCGCCTGCGAAGCCTTTGCGCGCGAGGCCAGCGCCGATGCCGTGGCCGTTCAGCGGCTGCGCCGGGCCGGCGCCATCGTGCTGGGCAAGACCAACCTCGACCAGTTCGCCACCGGCCTGGTGGGCACGCGCTCGCCGTATGGCGTGGTGCCCAACACCTTTGATCCGGCGCGCGTGTCGGGCGGCTCCAGCTCGGGCTCGGCGTCCGTCGTCGCGCGCGGCCTGGTGCCGTTTGCCCTGTCCACCGACACGGCCGGCTCCGGCCGCATCCCCGCCGGGTTCAACCAGATCGTCGGCCTCAAGCCCACGCCCGGCGCCGTGAGCGGCACCGGCCTGGTGCCCGCCTGCCGCACACTGGACTGCATCGGGGTGCTGGCCCAGTCGGTGGCCGACAGCGCCCGCGTGCTGGCCCTGATGGAAGGCACCGACCCGGCCGACGTCTACGGCCGGCCACGGCCCCGGCTGTCGCCCGTCCCGCCTTTGGCGACGCTGCGCGTGGCCACCCCGGTGCAGCGCCCGCTGGCGCCGGATTACGACACCGCCTTTCAGGCCTTCGAGCAGGCCCTGCGCCCGCAGGTGGCCCAGCTGCAGACGCTGGATTTCGGCCCCTTGTTCGACGTCGCCGCCCTGCTCTACCAGGGCCCGTGGGTGGCCGAGCGCGTCGTGGCAGCCGATGCCATCTACCGCCACCAGGCCGACCAGATGCTGCCCGTGATCCGCGAGGTGCTCGACGTGGCCCAGCGCTTTTCGGCAGCCGACACGTTTGCGGCCCAGTACCGCCTGCAGGCCCTGCAGCGCCAGGCCGACGCCCTGTGGCAGCAGTGGGACGTGCTGTGCGTGCCCACCGCCCCGCGCCACCCGCGCATCGACGAGGTGCAGGCCGACCCCATCGCGGTGAATGCCGAACTCGGCCTGTACACCAACTTCGTCAACCTGCTGGGCTGGTCGGCCATCGCCATTCCAGCCGCCCGACTGCCCGACGGCCTGCCTTTCGGCATCACGCTGATCGCCCCCGGCTGGCGCGAGCCCCAGCTCGTCGCCTGGGCCCAGCAGCTCGAACAGCAGGTGCGCCTGCCCGCCGGCACCACGGGCCGGTTGCCCAAGGCCGAGCCGCTGCCGCAGTGGCACGTGCCCGCCGCCGGGGACTCGGTGCGGCTGGCCGTGGTGGGCGCCCATTTGCGCGGCATGCCGCTCAACCACGAACTGCTCGCCTGTGGCGCACGCTTTGTGCAGGAAACCCAGAGCGCACCCAGCTACCGGCTGTACGCACTGCCCGGCACCACGCCCCCCAAGCCCGGCCTGGCCCGTGCGCACAGCGGCCAGCCCATCGTGCTGGAGGTGTGGGACATGCCCGTGGACAACCTGGGCGCCTTCGTCGCCCGGGTGCCCGCGCCGCTGGGCATCGGCAACGTGGAGCTGGCCTCGGGCGAAGTCGTCAAGGGTTTCATCTGCGAAGGCCATGCGCTGGAGCAGGCCCTGGATGTCACCGCCCATGGCGGCTGGCGCGCATACTGTGCCAGCCTGACCTGA
- a CDS encoding DinB family protein: MVPGLGRQQTPDSLNERLAFQFVTGQPGTMTRGEMFLHIVNHKTYHRGWVSQMFFEVDVAPPETDLCVFLCEPTAP, translated from the coding sequence GTGGTACCTGGACTGGGCCGGCAACAAACGCCCGACAGCCTGAACGAGCGCCTGGCCTTCCAGTTCGTCACGGGCCAGCCCGGCACCATGACGCGGGGCGAGATGTTCCTGCACATCGTCAACCACAAGACCTACCACCGCGGCTGGGTCAGCCAGATGTTCTTCGAGGTGGACGTGGCGCCGCCGGAAACCGACCTTTGCGTGTTCCTCTGCGAACCGACTGCCCCGTGA
- a CDS encoding IclR family transcriptional regulator gives MTPETDNDNRLVSALVRGMSILQCFDTQRLELSAKELMDLTGLPKPTLFRLVDTLCEIGALRYSERVSKYVPGLTLLNLSAPVLARMSVRQFARPAMQELADHIEAQLQLIVASQMRLTYVDVVQGRGSKVYRPEVGTHVSMSRTASGRAFLLSLPEDQREAYLSQLAEREPEKASFLRRRLDEARQDLTQHGFTRSHADLHREVQSICVPMQATRDGELWLFTASMPVFSPHLKDLDTEVGPRLITLVHNVESSLGNS, from the coding sequence GTTTCGACACCCAACGCCTGGAGCTTTCGGCCAAGGAGTTGATGGACCTGACCGGCCTGCCCAAGCCGACGCTGTTTCGCCTGGTCGACACCCTGTGCGAGATCGGGGCCCTGCGTTATTCGGAGCGCGTGTCCAAGTACGTTCCCGGCCTCACGCTGCTGAACCTCTCGGCGCCGGTGCTGGCCCGCATGTCGGTGCGCCAGTTCGCGCGCCCGGCCATGCAGGAGCTGGCCGATCACATCGAGGCCCAGTTGCAGCTCATCGTGGCCAGCCAGATGCGGCTCACCTACGTGGACGTGGTGCAGGGCCGCGGCAGCAAGGTCTACCGCCCCGAGGTGGGCACGCACGTGTCCATGTCGCGCACCGCGTCGGGCCGCGCCTTCCTGCTCAGCCTGCCCGAGGACCAGCGCGAAGCCTACCTCAGCCAGCTCGCCGAGCGCGAGCCCGAGAAGGCCAGCTTCCTGCGGCGCCGGCTCGACGAGGCGCGCCAGGACCTGACCCAGCACGGCTTCACGCGCAGCCACGCCGACCTGCACCGCGAGGTGCAGTCCATCTGCGTGCCCATGCAGGCCACGCGCGACGGCGAACTCTGGCTGTTCACCGCCTCCATGCCGGTGTTCAGCCCTCACCTCAAGGACCTGGACACCGAGGTCGGTCCGCGCCTGATCACGCTGGTGCACAACGTCGAATCCTCGCTGGGCAACAGCTGA
- a CDS encoding DinB family protein — protein MMTTDTAVMLARYSDWADQTLFSAMAALPAGAIAQPRQTLFQSMIGTLNHNHVVDLIWRAHLLGQTHGFSTRRDVLYPQFTELVAAQTALNQWYLDWAGNKRPTA, from the coding sequence ATGATGACGACCGACACCGCCGTGATGCTGGCCCGCTACAGCGACTGGGCGGATCAGACGCTGTTCAGCGCCATGGCGGCACTGCCGGCCGGCGCCATCGCGCAGCCGCGCCAGACGCTGTTCCAGTCCATGATCGGCACCCTCAACCACAACCACGTGGTTGACCTGATCTGGCGCGCCCACCTGCTGGGCCAGACACACGGCTTTTCGACGCGGCGCGATGTGCTCTACCCGCAGTTCACCGAGCTGGTCGCTGCCCAGACGGCGCTCAACCAGTGGTACCTGGACTGGGCCGGCAACAAACGCCCGACAGCCTGA